One Littorina saxatilis isolate snail1 linkage group LG1, US_GU_Lsax_2.0, whole genome shotgun sequence genomic window carries:
- the LOC138962697 gene encoding uncharacterized protein, with product MTFCTRVYYVTHCSNKMATHSIYSSEEEEEYDGPRLSQAIVLPTSLNNGRKTRKEGHKTLLVTEPACRIGNTDWCQCGHCCRMPTSVECVCCHDVRQIKQKVEGLEEQVGCITAHPGFRTVCLDIYCLETAYYAYKQDYGRLNFDLHEKYRYVAYRQLVRWCWGFLGKSIRVPLPACAVKTIRDTFPDGGRVGFKLPQLEGIV from the exons atgacctttTGCACACGTGTTTACTACGTCACACACTGCTCGAACAAGATGGCCACTCACAGTATTTACAGCagcgaggaagaggaggagtacGACGGACCACGTTTGAGCCAGGCTATCGTTCTTCCTACCAGTTTGAACAACGGAAGAAAGACGAGGAAAGAAGGCCACAAGACGCTGCTCGTAACAGAGCCAGCATGCAGAATCGGCAACACTGACTG GTGTCAGTGCGGACATTGCTGCCGGATGCCAacttctgttgagtgtgtgtgttgccacGACGTcagacaaatcaaacagaaggtAGAAGGCCTGGAAGAGCAGGTAGGCTGCATCACAGCACATCCTGGCTTTCGTACCGTGTGTCTGGACATCTACTGCCTGGAGACCGCATACTATGCGTACAAGCAGGACTACGGGCGTCTAAACTTCGATCTGCATGA GAAATACAGATATGTCGCCTACAGGCAGCTGGTGCGATGGTGTTGGGGTTTTCTAGGCAAAAGCATCAGGGTGCCTCTACCAGCTTGTGCCGTGAAAACGATCAGGGACACTTTCCCAGACGGAGgaagagtggggttcaaactccccCAGCTGGAGGGAATCGTGTGA